In the genome of Cellvibrio sp. KY-YJ-3, one region contains:
- the ybaL gene encoding YbaL family putative K(+) efflux transporter, with amino-acid sequence MPHDISLITTIAAGLGLAMILGFVAARLRLPPLIGYLVAGIIIGPSTPGFVADMALTAQLAEIGVMLLMFGVGLHFSVGDLMAVKRIAVPGAMLQITIATLLGAGAGYCWGWDLAQCLVFGLSLSCASTVVLLKALEARGQIETLNGRIAVGWLIVEDLVMVLVLVLLPVIAGILGTIPATDGHAPAANDQHIAVTLLITLGKVAAFVVFMLVVGKRLLPKLLWWVAGTGSRELFSLCVIATAVGVAYGSALLFDVSFALGAFFAGMMLRESEFSHRAADDSLPLRDAFAVLFFVSVGMLFDPRILLDEPLKVLAVVTIIMFGKTIAAVALVLVFRYPLNTALIVGASLAQIGEFSFILAGLSISLGLMDIQAQNLILAGALVSIALNSLMFTLLEPLRNWALKHSAFARKLEVRDDPLAVLPMSTDEVYLSGQVVLVGYGRVGRRIAKILDEKHIPYVVTEANRAIVEELRAKNIPAVCGDAADANVLIQAHIAKAGMLVAATSNTFHVRQMVDIARKLNPKIETVIRTHNEEEAELWVKENIGRIFLSEQQLAGGMAEHVLQRMGKTITSPSH; translated from the coding sequence ATGCCACATGACATTAGCCTAATTACCACCATTGCTGCCGGCCTCGGCCTGGCGATGATCCTGGGGTTCGTCGCCGCGCGCCTGCGCTTACCACCGCTCATCGGCTACCTCGTGGCCGGTATTATTATCGGCCCCTCAACTCCCGGTTTTGTCGCCGACATGGCACTCACTGCCCAGCTCGCGGAAATTGGCGTGATGCTGCTGATGTTTGGTGTTGGCCTGCATTTTTCGGTGGGCGACCTGATGGCTGTCAAACGTATCGCCGTACCGGGTGCGATGCTACAGATCACAATTGCCACTCTGCTCGGCGCCGGTGCAGGCTATTGCTGGGGCTGGGATCTGGCGCAATGCCTGGTGTTTGGTTTATCGCTTTCCTGTGCCAGTACGGTGGTGCTGCTCAAAGCGCTCGAAGCGCGCGGGCAAATTGAAACGCTTAATGGCCGTATCGCTGTGGGTTGGCTGATAGTGGAAGATCTGGTGATGGTATTAGTGCTGGTACTACTGCCAGTGATCGCGGGCATCCTGGGGACTATCCCCGCTACCGATGGCCACGCCCCTGCAGCCAACGACCAGCATATCGCCGTCACACTATTGATCACACTGGGCAAGGTTGCCGCGTTTGTGGTGTTTATGCTGGTAGTAGGCAAGCGTTTACTGCCCAAATTGCTTTGGTGGGTGGCCGGCACCGGTTCGCGGGAATTATTCAGCCTCTGTGTTATTGCCACTGCCGTAGGAGTCGCCTATGGTTCGGCGCTGCTGTTTGATGTCTCTTTCGCGCTGGGTGCTTTCTTTGCCGGCATGATGCTGCGCGAGTCGGAATTCAGCCACCGCGCCGCCGATGATTCCCTGCCGCTGCGCGATGCCTTTGCCGTATTGTTTTTTGTGTCGGTCGGCATGTTGTTTGATCCTCGCATTCTGCTCGACGAACCGCTGAAGGTGCTCGCCGTCGTGACCATCATTATGTTTGGGAAAACCATCGCAGCAGTCGCACTGGTACTGGTCTTTCGCTACCCGCTCAACACAGCATTGATTGTTGGGGCAAGCCTGGCGCAGATCGGCGAATTCTCGTTTATTTTGGCGGGCTTGAGCATCAGTTTGGGCTTGATGGATATCCAAGCACAAAACCTGATCCTGGCCGGTGCCTTGGTTTCCATCGCCCTTAACTCGTTAATGTTTACTCTGCTGGAACCGCTGCGCAATTGGGCACTCAAGCACTCAGCCTTTGCACGCAAATTGGAAGTGCGCGATGACCCATTGGCGGTATTGCCGATGAGCACCGACGAGGTTTATCTTTCCGGCCAAGTGGTACTCGTGGGTTATGGCCGCGTGGGTCGTCGCATTGCCAAAATACTCGACGAGAAGCACATTCCTTATGTTGTGACCGAAGCCAATCGCGCCATCGTTGAAGAGTTGCGCGCGAAAAATATTCCCGCGGTGTGCGGCGATGCCGCTGACGCGAATGTACTGATTCAAGCGCATATCGCCAAGGCAGGCATGTTGGTAGCAGCAACATCCAATACCTTTCATGTACGCCAAATGGTAGATATTGCGCGCAAATTGAACCCCAAAATTGAAACCGTCATTCGCACCCACAACGAAGAAGAAGCCGAACTCTGGGTGAAAGAAAATATTGGCCGGATATTTTTAAGCGAACAGCAATTGGCAGGTGGTATGGCAGAACATGTACTGCAACGGATGGGCAAAACCATTACCTCGCCCAGCCACTAA
- a CDS encoding PadR family transcriptional regulator, with amino-acid sequence MAEEHLEKLRQELRRGILVLAVLGSLRQSHYGYSLRKQLQEAGIDIDEGTLYPLVRRLAEQGLLTSEWQQGEGRERRYYQLSPEGAELLASLGAEWQELNQHLAKILEVQHGTD; translated from the coding sequence ATGGCTGAAGAACATTTGGAAAAGTTGCGACAGGAGTTGCGGCGGGGAATTTTGGTGCTAGCTGTGTTGGGTTCCCTGCGCCAATCCCACTATGGCTACTCGCTGCGCAAACAATTGCAGGAGGCGGGCATTGATATAGACGAGGGCACGCTTTACCCACTGGTGCGCCGCTTGGCCGAGCAGGGCCTGCTGACCAGCGAGTGGCAACAGGGGGAAGGACGCGAGCGCCGCTATTACCAGCTTTCGCCCGAGGGTGCTGAGTTGCTGGCAAGTTTGGGCGCCGAGTGGCAGGAATTGAATCAACATCTGGCTAAGATTTTGGAGGTGCAACATGGAACTGATTGA
- the rng gene encoding ribonuclease G, whose amino-acid sequence MSEEILINVSPVETRVALVENGVVQEFYIERSHGETYVGNIYKGKVVRVLPGMQAAFVDIGLERTGFIHAADMMPEPPEGEVRRGEVPDIRTLVREGQTLLVQVAKDPISTKGARLTTHLTLSSRYLVYMPNSSHIGVSTRIEDEPERERLRQAVETAVSGQGISGGFIVRTVAEGADADAINADIPFLCQLWQDLSAKLPGLGVPAELHRDMPLYLRALRDMARAPIDRVRVDSRLTWQQMQEFAAKYAPQLVELIELYSGDRPLLELYGVEEEIRRALEPRVALKSNGYLIIEQTEAMTTVDVNTGAFVGHRNLEETIFKTNLEAATAIARQLRLRNLGGIIILDFIDMKDAEHQRQVLRTLEKALEKDHAKTRITGVSELGLVEMARKRTRESLGQLLCEPCPVCQGRGQVKSAETVCYEIFREILRMARTYDNQKFLVLASQLVVDRLLDEQATYVADLEAFINRTIEFRVEALFHQEQYDIVLV is encoded by the coding sequence ATGAGCGAAGAAATTCTGATTAACGTCTCCCCGGTAGAGACCCGGGTCGCGCTGGTCGAAAACGGCGTAGTGCAGGAGTTCTACATCGAACGCAGCCACGGCGAAACTTACGTTGGCAACATCTATAAAGGCAAAGTCGTGCGGGTACTGCCGGGTATGCAGGCGGCGTTTGTGGATATTGGCCTTGAACGCACCGGTTTTATCCATGCCGCGGACATGATGCCTGAGCCGCCCGAAGGTGAAGTGCGGCGCGGTGAAGTGCCTGATATTCGCACTCTGGTGCGCGAGGGGCAGACACTTCTGGTACAGGTGGCCAAAGATCCGATCAGTACCAAAGGCGCGCGTTTAACCACCCATTTGACCCTCTCGTCGCGCTACTTGGTGTACATGCCCAACTCCTCTCATATTGGTGTGTCTACCCGTATAGAGGATGAACCCGAACGCGAGCGTTTGCGCCAGGCAGTCGAAACGGCGGTGAGCGGGCAGGGCATTAGTGGCGGCTTTATTGTGCGCACCGTTGCTGAGGGCGCGGATGCCGATGCCATCAATGCCGATATTCCGTTTTTATGTCAGCTTTGGCAGGATTTAAGTGCAAAGTTGCCCGGTTTGGGGGTGCCAGCGGAACTCCATCGCGATATGCCGCTCTATCTGCGCGCCCTGCGCGATATGGCGCGCGCGCCTATCGACCGGGTGCGGGTGGATTCGCGCCTGACCTGGCAGCAAATGCAGGAGTTTGCCGCCAAATACGCACCCCAGTTAGTGGAGTTGATCGAGCTTTACAGTGGCGATCGCCCGCTGCTGGAACTTTACGGTGTGGAAGAGGAGATTCGGCGTGCACTGGAGCCGCGGGTTGCGCTCAAATCCAACGGCTATTTGATTATCGAACAGACTGAGGCCATGACCACGGTGGATGTCAACACCGGTGCGTTTGTCGGGCATCGCAACCTGGAAGAGACGATTTTCAAAACCAATCTGGAAGCGGCGACCGCGATTGCGCGCCAGCTGCGCTTGCGCAACCTGGGCGGCATTATCATTCTCGATTTTATTGATATGAAGGATGCCGAACACCAGCGGCAGGTATTGCGTACCTTGGAAAAGGCGCTGGAAAAAGATCACGCCAAAACCCGTATTACCGGAGTCTCGGAGTTGGGCTTGGTGGAGATGGCGCGCAAGCGCACCCGCGAGTCACTCGGGCAGCTGTTGTGTGAGCCTTGCCCGGTATGTCAGGGGCGCGGTCAGGTTAAGTCGGCGGAAACTGTGTGTTATGAGATTTTCCGCGAAATTTTGCGCATGGCGCGCACTTATGACAATCAGAAGTTTTTGGTGTTGGCGTCGCAGTTGGTGGTGGATCGCCTACTCGACGAACAAGCCACTTACGTGGCGGATTTGGAAGCCTTTATTAACCGTACTATCGAATTCAGGGTTGAGGCGCTCTTCCATCAGGAGCAGTACGATATTGTGTTGGTGTGA
- a CDS encoding YhdP family protein translates to MKRTLHKLVKWCYLLIALALILLAVVVQSGRSFSHLLGDYNQGIAGYLSDKLNAQVEIGSIQAEWNGLKPSLVVDNFRMQSHGGLPIVAVAEARMRFDILKSLRNARLVWSNLSLNQVDMDFVQTDSGFWRIAGLPEVKDDEAKGTDLNSLVDMLLLSTRIELQSSRLRFAFASGQQMLLDSPYVLLESAGDFHRLALQIDVDEQPRSVYLVVEGQGDPRQSKRFRSKGYLQLNRFPTGEPVAAATAFLLGGAGKSVLQSEGSLDANIWFESRAKGAGYDLSGRLALQRLSVPLAERRLALDDFSTELTGHWLPGGTWRLGLQALKAVVQDQQIDGANIAFSSSGFKQPLTMNMDRLDLARLNQLFARSGVLPQGVLADALTSLAPRGELRNIQLSLPIHTPAEWQLRANLHQVAMGAWRGMPALVGVDGYLQTGQKTGFVALDSRSGFSMHYSPTFAEPMDYDRARGHIAWHLQRDKNQIYVNSGLLEFQKGDELAHGYMWLGLPWKRNTGDIDLYLQVGGQNVSASRYKTYLPQTLPESLRKWLAESLGESNPGIASRVGFMYRGTLNTRNAQARTAQLALNLSGVALDYHPGWPALSEVNGQLSVSDVHVDARVDSAKVLDSRVEHGVIKVNPRVQGRGSLLQVDGQISGLASDGIRVLREGQLRQYLGSSMDSWSMQGDMLARLDLDIPLGSGEDKPADARQQVDVDLQAPLFELQNLNLSVNDLRGHISYSSTSGIASKDLQGVFFGEPLQLSLASDKTKGANKTLIDLQGKVDSEQLALWSKRPEALFFEGLMPYEARVELNHLVRPGVADDNPLNTLSPREFAAQSFARVTLSSNLAGVGIDLPAPYGKRARDERPFKFSLWLQEKQSQIRVDYNQDVQALLRMDRGNNNQLLNANIALAADARLGDKAQFLVSGFLPGIDLDAWKAVQARYLAYAERLTPVVVRPLSTPSYGDSESLASAADAVGKIAGLPFLLELVLGEYELGPMTLENLAVTAMPVQAGWQLAVKNPVVEGDVFVPTSTFVPIDVNLRRLSLNSVELGLSKPVVATDAEAPAQAAEVPAEVVKVIDPRKLPLANISVQSLLLDDKDYGTWSLQLRPDQRGVVIDNIRGTIRGVTVSSIDDNPAEPESAGARLIWQNTDVGVQTRFIGRLSAGDIGAVLRDWQKPDMLDSTKASYEADLFWPGSPQDFSLLNLGGEMSIAMENGRFKRDASAGEGILRLMSVLNFDSLARRLRLDFSDLYKSGLAYDEITGKVRFNQGTLVFEEPLVVTTPSSGMQMAGTIDLRRERLNTRLIAALPVAGNVTFYAALATGLPAAAGIYLVSKLFKKQVDQATSVSYTIKGSWDNPKMRFDRLFESEQSLRDSVKKNAAEKKQRRRQTEQ, encoded by the coding sequence ATGAAACGCACCTTACATAAATTGGTGAAATGGTGTTACCTGCTGATTGCCCTGGCGCTGATTCTATTAGCGGTAGTGGTGCAGTCCGGGCGCAGCTTTTCCCATTTGTTGGGTGACTACAATCAGGGGATTGCCGGTTATCTGTCCGATAAGCTCAATGCCCAGGTAGAGATTGGTAGTATCCAGGCCGAATGGAACGGGCTGAAACCCAGTCTGGTAGTAGACAACTTCCGCATGCAAAGCCATGGCGGCCTGCCCATAGTGGCGGTTGCTGAAGCGCGGATGCGCTTTGATATCCTCAAATCCCTGCGCAATGCCCGGTTGGTTTGGAGCAATCTCAGCCTCAATCAGGTTGATATGGACTTTGTCCAGACCGATTCGGGATTCTGGCGCATTGCCGGTTTACCAGAGGTTAAGGATGACGAGGCCAAGGGCACGGATCTCAATAGTCTGGTCGATATGCTGCTGCTCTCCACGCGCATTGAATTGCAGAGCAGTCGCCTTCGTTTTGCCTTTGCCAGCGGACAACAAATGCTGCTGGACTCACCTTATGTACTGCTTGAAAGTGCGGGCGATTTTCATCGTCTGGCGCTGCAGATTGATGTGGATGAGCAGCCGCGCAGTGTGTATCTGGTGGTAGAAGGGCAGGGCGATCCACGCCAGTCCAAACGTTTTCGCAGCAAGGGTTATTTACAGCTCAACCGCTTTCCTACCGGCGAGCCCGTTGCTGCAGCAACTGCTTTTCTACTCGGCGGTGCCGGCAAATCGGTACTGCAAAGCGAGGGCAGTTTGGATGCCAATATCTGGTTTGAAAGCCGCGCCAAGGGGGCGGGTTATGACCTGAGTGGGCGTCTTGCCTTGCAGCGGCTGTCAGTGCCGCTCGCTGAGCGCCGTTTGGCACTGGATGATTTCAGCACCGAGCTGACGGGCCACTGGCTGCCGGGCGGTACTTGGCGTTTGGGCCTGCAGGCGCTCAAAGCCGTGGTGCAGGATCAGCAAATCGACGGTGCCAATATCGCTTTCTCGTCCAGCGGGTTCAAGCAACCCCTGACGATGAATATGGATCGTCTGGATTTGGCGCGGCTCAACCAATTATTTGCTCGCTCCGGGGTACTGCCCCAAGGTGTGTTGGCCGATGCCTTGACCAGCCTTGCTCCGCGTGGCGAGTTGCGCAATATCCAGCTGAGTTTGCCTATTCACACTCCCGCCGAATGGCAACTGCGCGCCAATTTGCATCAGGTCGCCATGGGGGCCTGGCGTGGAATGCCAGCGCTGGTCGGGGTCGATGGTTACCTGCAAACGGGGCAAAAAACCGGTTTTGTAGCGCTCGATAGTCGCTCCGGTTTTTCCATGCATTATTCACCTACCTTTGCCGAGCCCATGGATTATGACCGCGCACGCGGCCACATCGCCTGGCATTTACAGCGCGACAAGAATCAGATTTACGTCAACAGTGGGCTGTTGGAGTTTCAAAAGGGCGACGAACTGGCCCATGGTTACATGTGGTTGGGGTTGCCCTGGAAACGTAATACCGGCGATATCGACCTGTATCTGCAAGTGGGTGGCCAGAACGTCAGTGCCAGCCGCTATAAAACCTATCTACCGCAAACCCTGCCGGAGTCGCTGCGCAAATGGTTGGCAGAGAGTTTGGGCGAGAGCAATCCTGGCATCGCCAGCCGGGTTGGCTTTATGTATCGCGGCACGCTCAATACTCGCAATGCCCAGGCGCGCACTGCCCAACTGGCGTTGAACCTGAGCGGCGTCGCGCTCGATTATCATCCCGGCTGGCCAGCCCTGAGCGAGGTGAATGGGCAGCTGTCGGTGAGTGATGTTCATGTGGATGCGAGGGTGGACAGCGCCAAGGTGCTGGATAGCCGGGTTGAGCATGGGGTAATTAAAGTGAACCCGCGTGTGCAGGGGCGCGGCTCCCTGTTGCAAGTGGATGGACAAATCAGCGGTTTGGCCAGCGATGGCATTCGTGTGCTGCGCGAGGGTCAGTTGCGCCAATACCTGGGCAGCAGCATGGATTCCTGGTCGATGCAGGGCGACATGCTCGCCCGTCTGGATTTGGATATCCCACTCGGCAGCGGCGAGGATAAACCCGCCGATGCCCGCCAACAGGTGGATGTAGATCTGCAGGCGCCGCTGTTTGAGCTGCAGAATCTCAATTTGAGTGTCAATGATTTACGTGGCCACATCAGCTACAGCAGCACCAGTGGTATTGCCAGTAAAGACTTGCAAGGCGTGTTTTTTGGTGAGCCGCTGCAACTAAGTCTGGCGAGCGACAAAACCAAAGGCGCCAATAAAACCCTCATCGACCTGCAAGGCAAGGTGGATAGTGAGCAGCTGGCACTGTGGAGTAAACGCCCTGAAGCGTTGTTTTTTGAAGGGCTAATGCCCTACGAGGCGCGGGTAGAGTTGAACCACTTGGTTCGCCCCGGCGTGGCCGACGATAACCCGCTGAATACCTTGAGCCCGCGTGAATTTGCAGCCCAGTCCTTTGCGCGCGTGACCCTTAGCTCCAACCTGGCGGGTGTTGGCATTGATTTACCCGCACCCTATGGCAAGCGCGCGCGCGATGAGCGCCCCTTTAAATTCTCCCTCTGGTTACAGGAAAAACAGTCGCAAATTCGCGTCGATTACAATCAGGATGTGCAAGCCCTGTTGCGCATGGACAGAGGGAATAACAATCAACTGCTCAATGCCAATATCGCGTTGGCGGCCGATGCCCGCTTGGGTGACAAGGCGCAGTTTCTGGTTTCCGGCTTCTTACCGGGCATAGATCTGGATGCCTGGAAAGCAGTACAGGCTCGCTACCTCGCCTATGCCGAGCGCCTCACGCCGGTTGTGGTTCGCCCGCTATCAACTCCCTCCTACGGTGACAGCGAGTCACTTGCCAGTGCTGCCGATGCGGTAGGCAAAATCGCCGGTTTACCTTTTTTGCTGGAGTTGGTGCTGGGGGAGTACGAGCTTGGGCCCATGACGCTGGAAAATCTGGCGGTTACCGCCATGCCAGTGCAAGCCGGTTGGCAATTGGCAGTTAAGAATCCGGTCGTAGAGGGTGATGTATTTGTACCGACCAGTACGTTTGTACCCATCGACGTAAATCTGCGCCGGCTTTCGCTTAATTCGGTGGAGCTGGGTTTGAGCAAACCCGTGGTTGCCACCGATGCTGAGGCACCGGCTCAAGCAGCGGAAGTACCGGCGGAGGTTGTAAAAGTCATAGATCCACGCAAGTTGCCGCTGGCGAATATCAGCGTGCAGTCCCTGTTGCTGGACGATAAAGATTACGGCACCTGGTCGCTGCAGTTGCGCCCGGACCAGCGTGGGGTGGTGATCGACAATATTCGCGGCACCATTCGCGGCGTTACCGTCAGCAGTATCGACGACAACCCGGCGGAGCCGGAATCTGCCGGTGCGCGGTTGATTTGGCAAAACACAGACGTTGGCGTGCAGACCCGTTTCATCGGCCGTTTGAGTGCGGGTGATATAGGGGCGGTACTGCGCGATTGGCAAAAACCCGACATGCTGGACAGCACCAAAGCCAGCTATGAGGCCGACCTGTTTTGGCCTGGATCACCACAGGATTTCAGCTTGTTGAATCTCGGTGGTGAAATGAGCATCGCCATGGAGAATGGCCGCTTTAAACGCGATGCCAGTGCGGGCGAAGGTATTTTACGCCTGATGTCGGTGCTCAATTTTGACTCCCTTGCACGCCGCTTGCGCCTGGATTTTTCGGATCTGTATAAAAGTGGCTTGGCCTACGACGAAATCACCGGCAAAGTGCGTTTTAATCAGGGCACCCTGGTATTTGAAGAGCCGCTGGTAGTGACAACGCCATCCAGTGGTATGCAGATGGCGGGCACCATCGACCTGCGCCGCGAGCGGCTCAACACCCGCTTGATTGCCGCCTTACCGGTAGCGGGTAATGTGACTTTTTATGCGGCACTGGCGACCGGTTTGCCGGCGGCGGCGGGGATTTATCTGGTCAGTAAACTCTTTAAGAAACAGGTAGATCAAGCCACCAGTGTCAGTTACACCATCAAAGGCAGTTGGGATAATCCCAAAATGCGCTTTGATCGCCTGTTTGAAAGTGAACAGAGCCTGCGCGACAGCGTAAAGAAAAATGCAGCCGAGAAAAAACAGCGGCGACGGCAAACGGAACAGTAG
- a CDS encoding DUF1993 family protein — MFYELTVVQFTKALNNLSAILDKGAAQAEAKKFDVSVLLNSRLAPDQFNLIRQVQIACDTAKLGVARLIGKVDSAPVHADTETTLPELKARIQAVLDYLASVKPEEFEGAAERHISQPRWEGKYLTGTEFAIQHAIPNIYFHITTAYAILRHNGVDVGKKDYLGAMPYKS; from the coding sequence ATGTTTTATGAACTTACCGTGGTGCAATTTACCAAAGCACTCAATAACCTCAGTGCGATACTCGATAAAGGCGCTGCACAAGCTGAAGCGAAAAAATTTGATGTATCTGTGTTGCTTAATTCGCGCCTTGCACCCGACCAATTCAACTTGATCCGCCAGGTGCAAATCGCGTGTGACACTGCAAAGTTAGGTGTGGCGCGGTTGATTGGTAAAGTGGATTCCGCACCGGTACATGCCGATACAGAAACCACCTTGCCGGAATTAAAAGCGCGTATCCAAGCGGTACTGGATTACCTTGCCAGTGTTAAACCGGAAGAGTTTGAGGGTGCTGCCGAGCGCCATATCAGCCAACCGCGCTGGGAAGGTAAATATCTGACCGGTACCGAGTTTGCGATTCAACATGCAATCCCGAATATTTATTTCCACATCACCACTGCTTATGCGATTTTGCGTCACAACGGCGTGGACGTAGGCAAAAAGGATTACCTTGGAGCTATGCCTTACAAAAGTTAA
- the mreD gene encoding rod shape-determining protein MreD has product MPASRVNLYLAIGISFLVALVLSVYPLPMNLRWLRPEFVLLVAIYWIFFMPLTVSFSLLCLLGLFQDLLEGVPFGQHSLGLVIVAYICILSYQRVRNFSIWRQSTWIFVLVGIAQLTDNWVQGMAGRPLSGIQFLYPAITSALMWPLCYGALSRWTHRYHH; this is encoded by the coding sequence GCGTCAATTTGTACCTGGCTATCGGCATCAGTTTTCTGGTTGCCCTGGTGTTGTCGGTTTACCCCTTGCCGATGAACCTGCGTTGGCTGCGCCCGGAGTTTGTGCTGCTGGTAGCGATTTACTGGATTTTTTTCATGCCGCTCACCGTGAGTTTTTCGCTGCTGTGTTTGCTCGGCCTATTCCAGGATTTACTTGAAGGTGTACCTTTTGGCCAGCACAGTTTGGGGCTGGTGATTGTCGCCTACATTTGTATTTTGTCTTACCAGCGGGTGCGCAACTTTTCTATCTGGCGCCAATCCACCTGGATTTTCGTATTGGTTGGTATCGCCCAGCTCACCGATAATTGGGTGCAGGGCATGGCCGGTCGCCCACTTTCCGGTATTCAGTTTTTATATCCCGCCATCACCAGCGCGCTGATGTGGCCGCTGTGTTATGGCGCCCTGAGCCGCTGGACGCATCGCTATCATCACTAG
- a CDS encoding nucleoside triphosphate pyrophosphatase produces the protein MNAVVPSLYLASQSPRRRELLQQIGVVHAVINASIPEQPAPGETALDYVQRLAREKAAAGFAQLLQQQLPLAPVLGADTLGLLDGKILEKPLNQDHAQTMLRQLSGRTHQVITAVALHSSTRQALRVSTTDVTFRELSDSEIAAYWETGEPQDKAGSYAIQGLGAVFVQEIRGSYSCVVGLPIEATCELLREFAVPWWTPAVAECGS, from the coding sequence GTGAATGCAGTTGTTCCCTCCTTGTATCTGGCATCCCAATCGCCCCGTCGGCGTGAGCTATTGCAGCAGATTGGTGTTGTTCATGCGGTGATTAATGCCTCTATTCCTGAGCAGCCCGCTCCGGGTGAAACGGCGCTGGATTATGTGCAGCGCTTGGCGCGTGAAAAAGCCGCTGCCGGTTTTGCCCAGTTGCTCCAGCAGCAACTTCCACTGGCCCCTGTGCTGGGCGCCGATACCCTCGGCTTGCTCGATGGCAAAATTTTGGAAAAGCCTCTCAATCAAGATCATGCCCAGACAATGTTGCGTCAGCTTTCTGGCCGCACCCATCAAGTGATTACCGCTGTAGCCCTCCATTCGTCCACCCGACAAGCGCTCCGTGTGTCCACCACCGATGTAACTTTTCGCGAACTTAGCGATAGTGAGATTGCCGCCTATTGGGAAACCGGTGAGCCGCAGGACAAGGCCGGTAGTTATGCCATCCAGGGGTTGGGTGCGGTATTTGTGCAGGAAATCCGCGGTAGTTATTCCTGTGTGGTGGGCTTACCAATTGAGGCTACCTGCGAGCTGTTGCGTGAATTTGCGGTGCCTTGGTGGACACCAGCAGTGGCGGAGTGCGGATCATGA